One region of Thiorhodovibrio frisius genomic DNA includes:
- the metK gene encoding methionine adenosyltransferase, whose translation MARDYIFTSESVSEGHPDKVADQISDAVLDAILATDPNPAHARVACETMIKTGAVILGGEITTEAWIDFDTLVREVVNDIGYNSSDVGFDGSTCAVMSLIGKQSTDIAQGVDRSAPEEQGAGDQGLMFGYATNETDVLMPAPITYSHRLVERQSEMRKQHVLPWLRPDAKSQVTMRYENGKVVAVDALVLSTQHDPDIDYAHLQEAVMENIIKPVIPPEWMHKDTKIHINPTGNFVIGGPVGDCGLTGRKIIVDTYGGMARHGGGAFSGKDPSKVDRSAAYAGRYVAKNIVAAGLAERCEIQISYAIGVAEPTSISVETFGTAKIDEDRIAMLVREHFDLRPYNLVNMMNLIQPIYRKTAAYGHFGRELPEFGWEKTDKAAALKDAAGI comes from the coding sequence ATGGCGAGAGACTACATATTCACTTCCGAGTCCGTCTCCGAGGGCCATCCCGACAAGGTGGCTGACCAAATCTCCGACGCGGTGCTCGATGCCATTCTGGCCACCGACCCCAACCCAGCCCACGCTCGCGTTGCCTGCGAAACCATGATCAAAACCGGCGCAGTCATCCTGGGCGGCGAGATCACCACCGAGGCATGGATCGATTTCGACACCCTGGTACGCGAGGTGGTCAATGATATCGGCTACAACAGCTCAGATGTCGGCTTCGACGGCTCCACCTGCGCGGTCATGTCACTGATCGGCAAGCAGAGCACCGACATTGCCCAAGGCGTTGATCGTAGCGCGCCCGAGGAACAAGGCGCCGGCGACCAGGGCCTGATGTTCGGCTATGCAACCAATGAGACCGACGTGCTGATGCCGGCTCCGATCACCTATTCGCATCGCTTGGTCGAGCGCCAATCCGAGATGCGTAAGCAACACGTCCTGCCCTGGCTGCGCCCGGATGCCAAGAGCCAGGTGACCATGCGTTACGAAAACGGCAAGGTCGTCGCCGTCGATGCGCTGGTACTCTCCACTCAGCACGACCCGGACATTGATTATGCCCATCTGCAAGAGGCTGTGATGGAGAACATCATCAAGCCGGTGATTCCGCCTGAGTGGATGCACAAGGACACCAAGATCCACATCAACCCAACCGGCAACTTCGTCATCGGCGGCCCTGTGGGTGACTGCGGCCTGACCGGGCGCAAGATCATCGTCGATACCTATGGCGGCATGGCCCGTCACGGCGGTGGTGCTTTCTCCGGCAAGGACCCATCGAAGGTGGACCGCTCCGCTGCTTATGCCGGGCGCTATGTGGCTAAGAACATCGTTGCCGCCGGTCTGGCTGAGCGCTGCGAGATTCAGATCTCCTATGCCATTGGCGTCGCCGAGCCGACCTCGATCTCGGTCGAAACCTTCGGCACCGCCAAAATCGACGAGGATCGTATCGCCATGCTGGTGCGCGAGCACTTCGACCTGCGCCCCTACAACCTGGTCAACATGATGAACCTGATCCAGCCCATCTACCGCAAGACCGCTGCATACGGCCACTTCGGTCGCGAGCTGCCGGAATTCGGCTGGGAGAAGACCGATAAGGCCGCAGCGCTGAAGGATGCGGCAGGGATCTGA
- the ahcY gene encoding adenosylhomocysteinase: MSEFTDYKVADLSLADFGRKEMVIAETEMPGLMALRKKYGPEKPLKGARITGSLHMTIQTAVLIETLVELGAEVRWCSCNIFSTQDHAAAAIAARDIPVYAWKGETLEEYWWCTEQVINWPDGPNGEKRGPNMILDDGGDATLLVHKGVEYEKAGSVPKATADDNEEWTAVLGVLGRTFERDREHWHKMAKGIKGVTEETTTGVHRLYEMFKNGTLLFPAMNVNDSVTKSKFDNLYGCRESLVDAIKRATDVMIAGKVGIVCGYGDVGKGSAAALRALGATVWVTEIDPICALQAAMEGYRVVRLDEVANQGDIFVTTTGNLDIITHDHMAAMKDQAIVCNIGHFDNEIQVQSLAKYEWVNIKPQVDQIIFPDGHRITLLAQGRLVNLGCATGHPSFVMSNSFTNQVLAQIEIFTKPDEYPTGVYVLPKHLDEEVARLHLEKIGVKLTKLRPDQADYIGVSVDGPYKAEHYRY, encoded by the coding sequence ATGAGTGAGTTTACTGACTACAAAGTCGCCGACCTGTCCCTCGCCGATTTCGGCCGCAAAGAAATGGTCATTGCCGAGACCGAAATGCCTGGTCTGATGGCACTGCGCAAAAAATACGGCCCCGAAAAGCCGCTGAAAGGCGCGCGCATCACCGGCAGCCTGCACATGACCATCCAGACCGCGGTGCTGATCGAGACCCTGGTCGAACTCGGCGCCGAAGTGCGCTGGTGTTCCTGCAACATCTTCTCCACCCAAGACCATGCCGCCGCTGCTATCGCCGCGCGCGATATCCCAGTCTATGCCTGGAAGGGCGAGACCCTGGAAGAGTACTGGTGGTGCACCGAGCAGGTCATCAACTGGCCGGACGGCCCCAATGGAGAAAAAAGGGGTCCGAACATGATCCTCGACGACGGCGGCGACGCCACTCTGCTCGTCCACAAGGGCGTTGAGTACGAAAAAGCCGGCAGCGTGCCCAAGGCGACCGCAGACGATAATGAAGAATGGACGGCAGTACTCGGCGTGCTGGGCCGGACCTTCGAGCGCGACCGCGAGCATTGGCACAAAATGGCCAAGGGTATCAAGGGCGTGACCGAGGAGACCACCACCGGCGTGCATCGTCTCTATGAGATGTTCAAAAACGGCACTCTGCTGTTCCCGGCGATGAACGTCAATGACTCGGTCACCAAGTCCAAGTTCGACAACCTCTACGGCTGCCGCGAGTCTCTGGTCGACGCCATCAAGCGCGCCACCGATGTGATGATCGCCGGCAAGGTCGGCATCGTCTGTGGCTATGGCGACGTCGGCAAAGGCTCGGCTGCCGCCCTGCGCGCACTCGGCGCCACCGTCTGGGTCACTGAGATCGACCCCATCTGTGCTCTACAGGCGGCCATGGAAGGCTACCGTGTGGTGCGCCTTGATGAAGTCGCCAACCAGGGCGATATTTTCGTCACCACCACCGGCAACCTGGACATCATCACCCATGACCACATGGCAGCGATGAAGGACCAGGCAATTGTCTGCAACATCGGCCACTTCGATAACGAGATTCAGGTTCAGAGTCTCGCAAAATACGAGTGGGTCAATATCAAGCCGCAGGTCGATCAGATCATCTTCCCCGACGGTCATCGCATCACCCTGCTCGCACAAGGGCGGCTGGTGAACCTTGGCTGCGCAACCGGGCATCCGAGCTTCGTGATGTCCAACTCCTTCACCAACCAGGTACTGGCGCAGATTGAGATCTTCACCAAGCCGGACGAGTATCCGACCGGCGTCTATGTGCTGC